One stretch of Arachis duranensis cultivar V14167 chromosome 1, aradu.V14167.gnm2.J7QH, whole genome shotgun sequence DNA includes these proteins:
- the LOC107457609 gene encoding myosin-17 produces MSAVVNIIAGSHVWVEDPVQAWIGGEVSKINGEEVHVRTAEGKIVVKNISKVFPKDNEAPPGGVDDMTKLSYLHEPGVLHNLAARYELNEIYTYTGNILIAINPFQRLPHLYDTHMMEQYKGAAFGELSPHVFAVADVAYRAMINEGKSNSILVSGESGAGKTETTKMLMRYLAYLGGRSGVEGRTVEQQVLESNPVLEAFGNAKTVRNNNSSRFGKFVEIQFDNKGRISGAAIRTYLLERSRVCQISDPERNYHCFYLLCAAPAEEREKYKLGSPSSFHYLSQSNCYELDGVDDAHEYLATRRAMDVVGISEEEQEAIFRVVAAVLHLGNIEFAKGEEIDSSVIKDEKSRFHLNTTAELLKCDAKSLEDALIKRVMVTPEEVITRTLDPVAAVGSRDALAKTIYSRLFDWLVEKINNSIGQDPSSKSIIGVLDIYGFESFKFNSFEQFCINFTNEKLQQHFNQHVFKMEQEEYTKEEIDWSYIEFVDNQDVLDLIEKKPGGIIALLDEACMFPKSTHETFAQKLYQTFKNNKRFIKPKLSRTSFTISHYAGEVTYLADMFLDKNKDYVVAEHQDLLTASKCSFVAGLFPPSPPESSKSSKFSSIGSRFKLQLQSLMETLNSTEPHYIRCVKPNNVLKPAIFENLNIIQQLRCGGVLEAIRISCAGYPTRRTFYEFLNRFGVLAPEVLDGNYDDKVACQMILDKMGMKGYQIGKTKVFLRAGQMAELDARRAEVLGNAARVLQRQIRTHIARKEFKELRQAAVCLQSNLRGILARKLYEQLRREAAALKIEKNFKGYVARKSFLSVRSSAIIIQTGLRAMKARDEFRFRKQTKAAIHIQANLRRQIAFSYYKKLQKAAIVTQCGWRRRVARKELRMLKMAARETGALKEAKDKLEKRVEELTWRLQIEKRLRTDLEEEKAHEIAKLQDALHAMQIQVDEANARAVKEREAARKAIEEAPPVIKETPVLVQDTEKINSLTSEVNSLKESLLLEIGAKEEARKAQAEAEARNKELIKKVEDSDRKVEQLQELIQRLEEKISNSESENQVLRQQALAVSPTGKALTARPRTMIIQRIPENGNTPNGDAKIGSDMVLAVSNVREPESEGKPQKSLNEKQQENQDLLIKCISQDLGFSGGKPIAACVIYKCLLHWRSFEVERTSVFDRIIQTIASAVEAQDNTDVLAYWLSNTSTLLLLLQRTLKASGAASLTPQRRRTASSSLFGRMSQGLRASPQTAGLPFLNGRGLSRLDDLRQVEAKYPALLFKQQLTAFLEKIYGMIRDNLKKEISPLLGLCIQAPRTSRQSLVKGRSHANAVAQQALIAHWQSIVKSLNNSLKIMKANYAPPFLVRKVFTQIFSFINVQLFNSLLLRRECCSFSNGEYVKTGLAELEQWCLDATEEYTGSAWEELKHIRQAVGFLVIHQKPKKSLNEITKELCPVLSIQQLYRISTMYWDDKYGTHSVSTDVITSMRAMMSEDSNNAVSTSFLLDDDSSIPFSVDDISKSMEPVEVADIDPPPLIRENSGFGFLLARSE; encoded by the exons AAGCTTTCATACTTGCATGAACCAGGAGTTCTGCACAACTTGGCGGCTAGATATGAACTCAATGAAATTTAT ACATATACTGGAAATATTCTGATTGCAATAAACCCATTCCAAAGGTTACCACATCTATATGATACTCACATGATGGAACAATACAAAGGAGCTGCATTTGGTGAGTTGAGTCCCCATGTTTTTGCAGTTGCTGATGTTGCATACAG gGCAATGATCAATGAAGGAAAAAGCAACTCAATCCTGGTTAGTGGCGAGAGTGGGGCTGGTAAGACAGAGACAACAAAGATGCTCATGCGATATCTGGCATATCTTGGAGGCCGATCTGGTGTAGAAGGGCGAACAGTTGAACAACAAGTTCTAGAA TCCAATCCAGTTCTTGAAGCATTTGGGAATGCCAAAACAGTGAGAAACAATAATTCAAG TCGTTTTGGTAAATTTGTTGAGATACAATTTGACAACAAGGGAAGGATATCTGGAGCTGCTATACGGACATATTTGCTCGAGAGGTCACGAGTGTGTCAAATTTCAGATCCGGAAAGAAATTACCATTGCTTTTACCTTCTTTGTGCAGCACCAGCTGAG GAAAGAGAGAAGTATAAGCTGGGAAGTCCTAGCTCTTTCCACTACTTAAGTCAATCCAACTGTTATGAGCTGGATGGAGTGGATGATGCACATGAATATCTTGCAACACGAAGGGCAATGGATGTTGTTGGAATCAGTGAGGAGGAGCAG GAGGCAATATTTAGAGTTGTCGCAGCAGTCTTGCACCTTGGAAATATTGAATTTGCAAAAGGAGAGGAGATTGACTCTTCTGTCATCAAGGATGAGAAATCTAGGTTCCATCTTAATACGACTGCTGAACTTCTCAA GTGTGATGCTAAGAGCTTGGAAGATGCACTGATCAAGCGTGTGATGGTAACACCTGAGGAGGTCATTACAAGAACCCTTGATCCTGTTGCAGCTGTTGGTAGCAGGGATGCATTAGCCAAAACTATTTACTCACGCTTGTTTGATTG GCTTGTGGAGAAGATTAACAATTCAATTGGGCAAGATCCAAGTTCTAAATCTATCATTGGAGTTCTTGATATCTATGGGTTTGAAAGTTTTAAATTCAATAG ttttgagCAGTTCTGTATTAATTTTACGAATGAGAAGTTGCAACAACACTTTAATCAG CATGTATTTAAAATGGAGCAAGAAGAATACACCAAGGAAGAGATTGATTGGAGTTACATAGAATTTGTTGACAACCAAGATGTTctggatttgattgaaaag AAACCTGGAGGAATAATTGCACTTCTTGATGAAGCCTG TATGTTTCCTAAGTCTACACATGAAACATTTGCTCAGAAGTTGTACCAGACATTCAAAAATAACAAGCGGTTTATCAAACCTAAACTTTCTCGGACTAGTTTTACCATATCTCACTATGCAGGGGAG GTGACATATCTGGCTGATATGTTTCTTGACAAAAACAAGGATTATGTGGTCGCAGAACATCAGGATCTGCTGACCGCCTCAAAATGTTCATTTGTGGCTGGTCTATTTCCCCCTTCCCCGCCGGAGTCTTCAAAATCTTCAAAGTTCTCTTCAATTGGATCTCGTTTCAag TTACAACTTCAATCTTTGATGGAGACCTTAAATTCAACAGAACCTCATTATATCAGATGTGTCAAGCCAAACAATGTTCTCAAGCctgctatttttgaaaatctcaaTATCATCCAACAATTGCGCTGTGGT GGTGTTCTTGAGGCAATTAGAATCAGCTGTGCTGGATATCCTACAAGACGGACTTTTTACGAGTTTCTTAACCGATTTGGTGTTCTTGCCCCTGAAGTTCTGGATGGAAA CTATGATGATAAAGTTGCTTGCCAAATGATACTGGATAAGATGGGTATGAAAGGCTATCAG ATAGGCAAGACAAAAGTTTTCCTAAGAGCTGGTCAAATGGCTGAGTTGGATGCAAGAAGAGCAGAGGTTCTTGGAAATGCAGCTAGGGTCCTTCAGAGGCAAATACGTACACATATTGCACGCAAGGAATTCAAAGAGTTGCGTCAAGCTGCAGTCTGTTTGCAATCTAATTTGAGAG GAATATTGGCCCGGAAGCTCTATGAGCAGTTGCGTCGTGAAGCAGCAGCtctgaaaatagaaaagaacTTCAAAGGATACGTTGCTAGGAAATCTTTCTTAAGTGTACGATCGTCTGCAATAATAATACAGACAGGTTTAAGGGCTATGAAGGCTCGTGATGAATTTAGATTTAGAAAGCAAACAAAGGCTGCAATTCATATCCAG GCTAATTTGCGCCGGCAAATTGCATTTTCATATTATAAAAAGTTGCAAAAGGCTGCAATTGTTACTCAGTGTGGCTGGAGGAGAAGGGTTGCTAGGAAGGAACTTAGAATGCTCAAAATG GCTGCAAGAGAAACAGGGGCCCTTAAGGAAGCAAAGGACAAACTAGAGAAGCGTGTAGAAGAACTTACATGGCGTTTGCAAATTGAGAAGCGTTTGAGG ACTGATTTGGAAGAGGAAAAGGCACATGAAATTGCCAAGTTACAGGATGCTTTGCATGCAATGCAAATACAGGTAGATGAAGCAAATGCCAGAGCAGTTAAAGAACGTGAGGCAGCACGGAAAGCCATTGAAGAAGCACCACCAGTTATTAAGGAGACTCCTGTTCTAGTTCAAGACACTGAAAAGATTAATTCTTTAACATCTGAAGTAAATAGTTTGAAG GAATCACTATTACTGGAAATAGGTGCCAAGGAAGAAGCCAGGAAAGCTCAGGCTGAAGCTGAAGCGAGAAATAAGGAACTAATTAAAAAGGTTGAAGATTCTGACCGTAAAGTGGAACAACTTCAAGAATTGATTCAGAG ATTGGAGGAAAAAATTTCCAATTCAGAGTCAGAAAACCAAGTTCTTCGCCAGCAAGCATTGGCTGTATCACCGACTGGAAAAGCTTTGACTGCAAGACCAAGGACAATGATAATTCAG AGGATACCAGAAAATGGGAATACTCCAAACGGGGACGCAAAAATTGGATCA GATATGGTTCTTGCTGTATCAAATGTTCGTGAGCCTGAATCTGAGGGAAAACCACAAAAATCTCTCAATGAGAAGCAGCAG GAAAATCAGGACTTATTAATCAAGTGCATATCACAAGATTTGGGATTTTCTGGGGGCAAACCTATTGCTGCATGTGTCATATACAAATGCCTTCTGCACTGGAGGTCATTTGAAGTTGAAAGAACAAGTGTCTTTGACCGTATTATTCAAACAATAGCTTCAGCAGTTGAG GCCCAGGACAATACTGATGTATTGGCATATTGGTTGTCTAATACATCCACTTTGTTGTTGCTACTCCAACGCACCCTCAAAGCAAGTGGAGCAGCTAGCTTAACACCACAACGGCGAAGAACAGCATCATCATCTCTGTTTGGAAGAATGTCTCAA GGTCTAAGGGCATCTCCCCAAACTGCTGGGTTACCATTTCTAAATGGCCGAGGTCTGAGTAGACTAGATGATTTACGGCAAGTGGAAGCAAAATATCCAGCGCTGCTATTTAAGCAGCAGCTTACTGCCTTCCTTGAAAAAATATATGGAATGATAAGAGATAACCTTAAAAAGGAGATCTCTCCATTACTGGGACTTTGTATACAG GCCCCAAGGACCTCGCGTCAAAGTTTAGTGAAAGGACGTTCACATGCCAATGCAGTTGCTCAGCAAGCTTTAATAGCTCACTGGCAAAGTATTGTCAAGAGCTTAAACAATTCTCTAAAGATAATGAAGGCCAACTAC GCGCCTCCTTTCTTGGTCCgcaaagttttcactcaaatattttcattcatcaatgtTCAGCTATTCAACAG TCTGTTGTTGCGTCGTGAGTGTTGTTCATTCAGCAACGGGGAGTATGTAAAGACAGGTTTGGCTGAATTAGAGCAATGGTGTCTCGATGCTACAGAAGAG TATACTGGCTCGGCTTGGGAGGAACTGAAACATATCAGGCAGGCTGTTGGATTCTTG GTGATAcatcaaaaacccaaaaagtcCTTGAATGAAATAACGAAGGAGCTTTGCCCT GTTCTCAGTATACAGCAGTTATACAGGATCAGTACCATGTATTGGGATGACAAGTACGGCACGCACAGTGTATCTACAGAC GTCATAACAAGCATGAGAGCTATGATGTCCGAGGACTCTAATAATGCTGTCAGCACTTCTTTCCTATTAGATGATGACTCGAG CATTCCATTCTCGGTGGATGACATTTCCAAATCTATGGAACCAGTTGAAGTAGCTGACATAGACCCTCCTCCGTTGATACGAGAGAACTCAGGCTTTGGGTTCTTGCTAGCACGCTCAGAGTGA